A window of the Cystobacter fuscus genome harbors these coding sequences:
- a CDS encoding DNA cytosine methyltransferase — protein sequence MGQSTKAKLARILRGEPPRLLDLFSGCGGLALGFVTAGCYSVGGVELDEEAARSYAWNFHRQPDGSPDELQAHPKDILKTEPQALLKELRWRVEKGVDIIVGGPPCPAFTRVGRAKLREISNDPEAFKNDPRARLYVRYLRYVQKLRPLALVMENVPDVLNWGGRNMGEEICELLERNYQCAYTLLNAANYGVPQMRERFFLVAIRKDVGLKPGFPLPTHRGTFPPGYAGSRKVALKHIGTDDSADSRWYQPAPGPASDAQPWVTAKEALRDLPRLTDHLDGRDRRGARYLDGRLPYGEQSPSDYARLMRKWPEFETPGYLRDHVTRCLKWRDYRLFEGMNAGDDYPKAHDLAERLYKEEVEKCQSRGEPVPRRADYVPPYDRSKFPNKWRKMAEDEPARTLMAHLGKDTYSHIHYDSTQKRVISVREAARLQSFPDGFRFSGTMNPAFRQIGNSVPPLLAWAIAHELLFLMGARITHPFPEYGQATRTDSSTKARVA from the coding sequence ATGGGCCAGAGCACCAAAGCGAAGCTGGCGAGGATCCTCAGGGGAGAACCGCCACGGCTGCTGGACCTGTTCTCCGGCTGTGGCGGGCTGGCGCTCGGCTTCGTGACCGCGGGCTGCTACAGCGTCGGAGGAGTCGAGCTCGACGAGGAGGCCGCGCGCTCCTATGCCTGGAACTTCCATCGCCAACCGGATGGGAGCCCCGACGAGCTGCAGGCCCACCCCAAGGACATCCTGAAGACCGAACCCCAGGCGCTGCTCAAGGAGCTGCGCTGGCGGGTGGAGAAGGGCGTCGACATCATCGTGGGTGGACCGCCCTGTCCGGCGTTCACCCGGGTCGGCCGCGCCAAGTTGAGGGAGATCTCCAACGATCCCGAGGCCTTCAAGAACGATCCCCGTGCCCGGCTCTACGTCCGCTATCTGCGGTACGTGCAGAAGCTGCGTCCCCTCGCGCTCGTCATGGAGAACGTCCCCGACGTGCTCAATTGGGGTGGGCGCAACATGGGCGAGGAGATCTGCGAGTTGCTGGAGCGCAACTACCAGTGCGCCTACACCCTGCTGAATGCCGCCAACTATGGCGTTCCCCAGATGCGTGAGCGCTTCTTCCTGGTGGCCATCCGAAAGGACGTGGGGCTCAAGCCTGGCTTCCCCCTTCCAACCCACCGGGGCACCTTCCCGCCCGGCTATGCCGGTTCACGCAAGGTGGCCCTGAAACACATCGGCACCGATGACTCCGCGGACAGCCGCTGGTACCAGCCCGCCCCGGGACCCGCGTCGGATGCGCAGCCCTGGGTGACCGCGAAGGAGGCCCTGAGGGATCTACCCCGGTTGACCGACCACCTCGATGGACGGGATCGCCGCGGTGCCCGGTACCTCGACGGCAGGCTTCCCTACGGCGAGCAGTCTCCCAGCGACTATGCGCGGCTCATGAGGAAGTGGCCGGAGTTCGAGACCCCTGGATACCTACGGGACCATGTCACGCGCTGCCTCAAATGGCGTGACTACCGGCTATTCGAGGGGATGAACGCGGGCGACGACTACCCGAAGGCCCACGATCTCGCCGAGCGGCTGTACAAAGAGGAAGTCGAGAAGTGCCAGAGCAGGGGCGAGCCCGTCCCGCGTCGCGCCGACTACGTCCCTCCCTACGACCGCAGCAAGTTCCCCAACAAGTGGCGCAAGATGGCCGAGGACGAGCCCGCCCGGACGTTGATGGCGCACCTGGGCAAGGACACGTACAGCCACATCCACTACGACTCCACCCAGAAACGGGTCATCTCCGTGAGGGAAGCGGCCCGCCTCCAATCCTTCCCGGACGGCTTCCGCTTCTCCGGCACGATGAACCCGGCGTTCCGGCAGATCGGCAACAGCGTTCCCCCTCTGCTCGCGTGGGCCATCGCCCACGAGCTGCTCTTCCTGATGGGTGCGCGCATCACGCATCCCTTCCCGGAGTATGGGCAGGCAACGCGCACTGATTCGTCTACCAAGGCGCGGGTCGCATAG
- a CDS encoding trypsin-like peptidase domain-containing protein: MSSPSSSRHAVRGVLFPLMMMASACQALGAPPPAAAPPAATAAAPVIPSVTVPSPGSLAPLVEAVKGAVVNVEVLARAPVAATRGMLRLPPGWAEQFGLPDSPQGGAPGPMQQGQGSGFIVDAKGLVLTNNHVVENAERVRVKLDDGRAFDAQVLGRDPLTDVAVLQLQNAPGDLPHVALGDSDAVRVGDFVLAIGNPFGLASSVSSGILSARARDIHAGPYDDFLQTDAAINPGNSGGPLFNLKGEVIGMNTAIVREATGIGFAVPSNLIHSLLPRLEKDGVVRRGWLGLAAQDLTPDLAKALGLEVDKGAIIADVNDGGPGARAGLQDNDIITRVDDTPIASAGSLTRTVGLLRPDSRVSVHVLRDGKPLALQVTLGTRPAQRGEPEVPSREEESAPARGRLGMRLADDPQGQGVRVVRVDPGSPAERAELPPGSLLRQVGEQKVANAQEAAEALRSARPGSMLLLRIQPPGSDVTLLRALPVPS, from the coding sequence GTGTCCTCTCCCTCTTCTTCCCGCCATGCCGTGCGCGGCGTCCTGTTTCCCCTGATGATGATGGCGTCCGCCTGCCAGGCCCTCGGCGCGCCGCCTCCGGCCGCCGCGCCTCCCGCCGCCACCGCGGCGGCCCCCGTCATCCCCTCCGTCACCGTGCCGTCGCCCGGCTCGCTCGCCCCGCTCGTCGAGGCCGTGAAGGGCGCCGTCGTCAACGTCGAGGTGCTGGCGCGCGCGCCCGTCGCCGCCACCCGGGGGATGCTCCGCCTGCCTCCGGGCTGGGCCGAGCAGTTCGGCCTGCCGGACTCGCCCCAGGGTGGGGCGCCAGGCCCCATGCAGCAGGGCCAGGGTTCGGGCTTCATCGTCGACGCCAAGGGTCTGGTGCTCACCAACAACCACGTGGTGGAGAACGCCGAGCGGGTGCGCGTGAAGCTCGACGACGGGCGCGCGTTCGATGCCCAGGTGCTCGGGAGGGATCCGCTCACCGACGTGGCGGTGCTCCAGCTCCAGAACGCGCCCGGGGATCTGCCCCACGTGGCGCTGGGCGACTCGGACGCGGTGCGCGTGGGCGACTTCGTGCTCGCCATCGGCAACCCCTTCGGCCTCGCCTCCAGCGTGAGCTCGGGCATCCTCTCGGCCCGCGCCCGCGACATCCACGCCGGGCCCTATGACGACTTCCTCCAGACGGACGCCGCCATCAACCCGGGCAACTCGGGCGGCCCGCTCTTCAACCTCAAGGGCGAGGTCATCGGCATGAACACCGCCATCGTTCGCGAGGCCACGGGCATTGGTTTCGCCGTGCCCAGCAACCTCATCCACTCGCTGCTACCCCGGCTGGAGAAGGACGGCGTGGTGCGCCGGGGTTGGTTGGGCCTGGCCGCGCAGGATCTCACGCCGGACCTGGCCAAGGCGCTGGGACTCGAGGTGGACAAGGGCGCCATCATCGCCGATGTCAACGACGGCGGCCCCGGGGCGCGGGCGGGGCTCCAGGACAACGACATCATCACCCGGGTGGACGACACGCCCATCGCCTCGGCGGGCAGCCTCACCCGCACGGTGGGCCTGCTGCGTCCGGACAGCCGCGTCTCCGTCCACGTGCTGCGCGACGGCAAGCCGCTGGCGTTGCAGGTGACGCTCGGCACGCGGCCCGCCCAGCGGGGCGAGCCCGAGGTGCCCTCGCGCGAGGAGGAGAGTGCCCCCGCCAGGGGTCGGCTGGGCATGCGGCTGGCGGATGATCCCCAGGGCCAGGGCGTGCGTGTGGTGAGGGTGGATCCCGGCAGCCCGGCGGAGCGGGCGGAGCTGCCACCGGGCTCGCTGCTGCGGCAGGTGGGCGAGCAGAAGGTGGCCAATGCCCAGGAGGCCGCCGAGGCGCTGCGCTCGGCCAGGCCCGGCAGCATGTTGCTCCTGCGCATCCAGCCGCCCGGCTCGGATGTCACCCTGCTGCGCGCCCTGCCCGTGCCGTCCTGA